GACGTATAGCAAATACCTGGGAGAGGATGACACCCTTATTCTCAAGGTGCCGCAGGTGATATTTGCGCAGAAACTCTGGCGCGGCGGCAGTTTTGTCGACAACGAACTGTATCTGAACCCGGAAGTATTCACCAGGCAGTTCTTCGAGCCTGCAGTGGAAATTCTCGGCAGTCATGTGCAGAGCTTTATTTTCGAACAGGAATATCAGCGCAAGAAGGATCGCCTGGATGTTCACACCCTGTCGGAGCAACTTGACAAATTCTTTCGCCGCATCCCTGCTGATGATCGTTATCACATAGAACTGAGGACCGAATCATATCTGGCCTCACCAGTGTTCCGGCTGTTGGAAAAGTACGGCATTGGCCAGGTATTTTCCCATTGGACCTGGCTGCCGCCTCTGCGGGCCCAGTTTGCCAGAGCAGGACGCAAGTTCACCAGTGCAGCGGCGCAGTGCATAGTTCGTCTCATGACTCCCAGGGGAATCCGCTACGATGAGGCCTATGCCAGGGCGCATCCCTTCAATCGCCTGGTGGAGGAAATGCTGGACCAGAGAATGATCGACGATACTGTGGCGCTCATGGTGACTGCTATCAAAAAGGGTGTTCGCATCAATGTGATCATCAACAATCGCGCCGGCGGCAATGCTCCCCTCATCGCCAGGCAGCTGGCTGCGAGGTTCATGGAGAAGGTGGCTGGCAACCGTGAAGGTGGCTGGCAACCGTCATGGTTGATTATGCTATTTGCGGAGCAGCCTTTCATGCCAAGCACCGTTGCTCTTGAAGCTCGGCTACGGCCTGGGTTACGATGCCTGTTTCGTCATCCAGCCAAGTATATCGCGGTTCTTACCGTTGCCGTAAACCGTTTGCCGATACGGGCTTCGTTGCCGTTGCCCATTACCAGTTCTCCGACACAGGGCAAGGACTTACTCGGCTACGGCTGCGGTCACGATGCCCGTTTCGGCTTGCGGCCACGTAACACGGTTTTTACCGTTGCCGTAAACCGTTTGCCGATACGGGCTTCGTAACCCTGGCCGAGAAACGAGCAGTTCAACTAAAGCCTGCGGCTACCAACATGTTGCCGAGACATTCCCAGATAACTGATAACTGACAACCGACAACCGTGCCCCGCCACATCAGGTGCACTTTCATTTTGCCATCAACCTCTATTCATTCATAGAAGCTCTTGACATGGCACACCCAGCACATTTAAATGGGTAGACGTGGATAAATTGTATTTCCAGGTTCCCTGCAAGAGTGCGATTCAGATCACTTGACAAGCGAAGATCAAGCAGTTAATTTTGCGGGACCCCAAAATAATGTGGCAGTTTTCACAATTTATAGACAACACTTCTGGAAGGGGCAATACATGGCAAAATCAGCAGCATCTCAGCAAAAAGTCGCCACAGGCGCCGCCGTGGTTGTGGGCGGTGGTATTGCTGGTATGCAGGCCTCTCTTGACCTGGCCGACTCCGGCTACAAAGTATATCTGGTGGAAAAGAGCCCGGCCATCGGCGGGGCCATGGCCCAGCTGGACAAGACCTTTCCCACCAATGATTGCTCCATGTGAATAATCTCTCCCAAACTGGTCGAGGTCGGCCGGCACGCTAACATCGAATTGCTCACCATGTCCGAGATCCTGAAGGTCTCGGGTGAAGCTGGACATTTCAAGGTCTCCATCAAGAAACAACCTCGCTACATCGACCTGGAACGATGCACCGGCTGCGGCGACTGCGCCGAGGTGTGCCCTGTGGTTATGCCCAATGAGTTCGACCTGGGTCTCGGCACCAGAAAGGCCACCTACAAGCCCTATGCCCAGGCCATCCCAGGCGGCTATGCCATCGAGAAGCTGGACCGCTCGCCCTGCACCAACAGCTGCCCCAACCAGGTGAACGCCCATGGCTACGTGGCCCTCATAAGCCAGGGACTCTACCGGGAAGCAATGGAAGTGATCATGGATACCCTGCCCTTGCCCGGTGTCATCGGCCGCATATGTCCACACCCCTGTGAGAGCAGCTGCCGCAGGCAGCTG
Above is a window of Deltaproteobacteria bacterium DNA encoding:
- a CDS encoding DUF72 domain-containing protein, with translation TYSKYLGEDDTLILKVPQVIFAQKLWRGGSFVDNELYLNPEVFTRQFFEPAVEILGSHVQSFIFEQEYQRKKDRLDVHTLSEQLDKFFRRIPADDRYHIELRTESYLASPVFRLLEKYGIGQVFSHWTWLPPLRAQFARAGRKFTSAAAQCIVRLMTPRGIRYDEAYARAHPFNRLVEEMLDQRMIDDTVALMVTAIKKGVRINVIINNRAGGNAPLIARQLAARFMEKVAGNREGGWQPSWLIMLFAEQPFMPSTVALEARLRPGLRCLFRHPAKYIAVLTVAVNRLPIRASLPLPITSSPTQGKDLLGYGCGHDARFGLRPRNTVFTVAVNRLPIRAS